One window from the genome of Mumia sp. ZJ1417 encodes:
- a CDS encoding acyl-CoA dehydrogenase family protein, whose protein sequence is MKFELDEDQREFKALLRQFVDNEIVPVARDWEQSGRYPTEIVAGMADMGLFGITVPEQYGGLDLDPVSFALVFEEIARGWMGIAGILGSHSLACRLIAMHATDAQKEKYLPDLATGKRRSGIGLTEPDAGTDLQGIRTTARLVTPDDGSEPYYVVNGAKMWITNARYADPLPVLVKTDPTATPAHKGMSVLLIEADTPGFTVTKDIPKLGYKGTESCEILLDDVHVPVSQLVGGIEGRGMQQVLSALEWGRVNIAARSVGIAQRAHDEALAYAQQRHAFGKPISEFQAIQLKLGELGTQVQAARLMAYWAADAVRNGRADGATGMAKIFCSEVALQAAIDAMKVHGGYGYSTEFEVERLYRDAILMSIGEGTNDILRTVVAKSLTTGETVVG, encoded by the coding sequence ATGAAGTTCGAGCTCGACGAGGACCAGCGCGAGTTCAAGGCGCTGCTGCGGCAGTTCGTCGACAACGAGATCGTTCCGGTGGCCCGCGACTGGGAGCAGTCCGGCCGGTACCCGACCGAGATCGTCGCCGGGATGGCCGACATGGGCCTGTTCGGCATCACGGTCCCTGAGCAGTACGGCGGCCTCGACCTGGACCCCGTCTCCTTCGCGCTGGTGTTCGAGGAGATCGCGCGCGGCTGGATGGGCATCGCCGGCATCCTCGGCAGCCACTCCCTGGCGTGCCGGCTGATCGCGATGCACGCCACCGACGCGCAGAAGGAGAAGTACCTACCCGACCTCGCGACCGGGAAGCGTCGCTCCGGCATCGGGCTGACCGAGCCCGATGCCGGCACGGACCTGCAGGGCATCCGCACCACCGCCCGCCTGGTCACCCCCGACGACGGCAGCGAGCCGTACTACGTGGTCAACGGCGCGAAGATGTGGATCACCAACGCCCGCTACGCCGACCCGCTCCCGGTGCTGGTCAAGACCGACCCGACCGCGACGCCGGCGCACAAGGGCATGAGCGTGCTGCTCATCGAGGCCGACACCCCCGGCTTCACCGTCACCAAGGACATCCCCAAGCTCGGCTACAAGGGCACGGAGTCCTGCGAGATCCTGCTCGACGACGTCCACGTGCCGGTGAGCCAACTCGTCGGCGGCATCGAGGGTCGCGGCATGCAGCAGGTCCTGTCGGCGCTGGAGTGGGGCCGGGTCAACATCGCGGCGCGCTCGGTCGGCATCGCCCAACGCGCCCACGACGAAGCCCTCGCCTACGCGCAGCAGCGGCACGCCTTCGGCAAGCCGATCTCCGAGTTCCAGGCGATCCAGCTCAAGCTCGGCGAGCTCGGCACCCAGGTCCAGGCTGCCCGCCTCATGGCGTACTGGGCCGCCGACGCCGTCCGCAACGGGCGCGCCGACGGCGCCACCGGGATGGCCAAGATCTTCTGCTCCGAGGTCGCCCTCCAGGCTGCGATCGACGCCATGAAGGTCCATGGCGGCTACGGCTACTCCACCGAGTTCGAGGTCGAGCGGCTCTACCGCGACGCGATCCTCATGAGCATCGGCGAGGGCACGAACGACATCCTTCGGACCGTCGTCGCGAAGTCCCTCACCACCGGCGAGACCGTCGTCGGTTAG
- a CDS encoding ABC transporter permease gives MLSYLMRRMGGAVIVLFLVLTLVFLMLHAAPGGPETAYLGNNPTPEKRAAVLEQLGLDRPLWAQYLTFVCNIVTFDLGESLTTQTPVSELLGDRMLVTLELGLTAFVIWTAIGMLLGALAGARRGGSLDAIVRVGSVIALSVPSFWLGLVLVLIFGLYLPGVLPSSGWATWGEGAGLHLQSMVLPAFTLGLAASAVIARTLRASMIEALGADHVRFGRAMGLRERTLLSRLALRNAVIPTVTVVGMMLGTFIGGAVLVENVFNVPGVGQLVVSSFLAHDYPVAIAATVWTAGAFLIATLVVDLLYFAIDPRIRAQFLGGTAR, from the coding sequence ATGTTGTCGTACCTGATGCGGCGTATGGGCGGTGCCGTGATCGTTCTCTTCCTCGTCCTGACCCTCGTCTTCCTCATGCTGCATGCCGCGCCCGGCGGCCCGGAAACCGCGTACCTCGGCAACAACCCCACCCCGGAGAAGCGGGCTGCGGTGCTCGAACAGCTCGGCCTCGACCGCCCGCTGTGGGCTCAGTACCTCACGTTCGTCTGCAACATCGTCACGTTCGACCTCGGCGAGTCGCTGACGACGCAGACGCCGGTCTCCGAGCTCCTCGGTGACCGGATGCTGGTGACGCTGGAGCTGGGTCTGACCGCCTTCGTGATCTGGACCGCGATCGGCATGCTGCTCGGCGCCCTGGCCGGCGCGCGCCGCGGAGGCTCCCTCGACGCGATCGTCCGGGTCGGCAGCGTGATCGCCCTCTCCGTGCCCAGCTTCTGGCTCGGCCTCGTGCTCGTCCTCATCTTCGGCCTCTACCTGCCCGGGGTGCTCCCGAGCTCGGGTTGGGCGACGTGGGGTGAGGGGGCCGGACTCCATCTCCAGTCGATGGTGCTCCCCGCCTTCACGCTGGGCCTCGCCGCGTCGGCCGTCATCGCCCGTACGCTGCGCGCGTCCATGATCGAGGCGCTCGGCGCCGACCACGTCAGGTTCGGACGCGCGATGGGACTGCGCGAGCGCACGCTGCTCTCGCGGCTCGCGCTCCGCAACGCCGTGATCCCCACCGTCACCGTCGTCGGCATGATGCTCGGGACATTCATCGGTGGTGCGGTCCTCGTCGAGAACGTCTTCAACGTGCCGGGGGTCGGCCAGCTCGTCGTGAGCTCCTTCCTCGCGCACGACTACCCCGTCGCGATCGCCGCGACGGTCTGGACGGCGGGTGCCTTCCTCATCGCCACGCTGGTCGTCGACCTGCTCTACTTCGCGATCGACCCGCGCATCCGCGCCCAGTTCCTCGGAGGCACGGCTCGATGA
- a CDS encoding ABC transporter permease, with translation MSATTMPTRVSRRRIRLRLPQMSALGWVGFVLVLVFCLLALVGPLISLPPNERTGGPLEPPSAAHWFGTDDLGRDLFARTAVGARLSLIVAVCSVVAGLVVAVPIGLLAGYRGGTWVDDLLMRVMEALQALPVFVLALFVVGMTGTGSSEIGPLTLAPEAKVVLLLAVSFLPFFARVTRAATLVEVQEEYVDALRVVGVSRRHILLGELLPNVAPPVLVQAFLWVGIAIFSESALSFLGLGIQPPEASLGNLLSDATSSLMIGGWWLSVVPGLAILFVTIGINLLGDEVERLLGGRR, from the coding sequence ATGAGTGCGACCACCATGCCCACCCGCGTCAGCCGCCGGCGGATCAGGCTGCGCCTTCCTCAGATGAGCGCGCTCGGCTGGGTCGGCTTCGTCCTCGTCCTCGTCTTCTGCCTGCTCGCGCTCGTCGGCCCGCTGATCTCGCTGCCGCCGAACGAGCGCACCGGCGGCCCGCTGGAGCCCCCGAGCGCTGCGCACTGGTTCGGCACCGACGACCTGGGGCGCGACCTGTTCGCCCGTACGGCGGTGGGTGCACGGCTCTCGCTCATCGTGGCGGTGTGCTCGGTCGTCGCGGGGCTCGTGGTGGCGGTCCCGATCGGGTTGCTCGCCGGCTACCGCGGCGGCACGTGGGTGGACGACCTCCTGATGCGGGTCATGGAAGCCCTCCAGGCGCTGCCCGTGTTCGTCCTCGCCCTCTTCGTGGTCGGCATGACAGGGACCGGATCCAGCGAGATCGGCCCGCTCACGCTCGCGCCCGAGGCCAAGGTCGTGCTGCTCCTCGCCGTGTCCTTCCTCCCGTTCTTCGCCCGCGTCACCCGCGCGGCGACGCTCGTCGAGGTCCAGGAGGAGTACGTCGACGCCCTGCGTGTCGTCGGTGTCTCGCGCCGCCACATCCTCCTCGGGGAGCTGCTGCCCAACGTCGCGCCGCCCGTCCTGGTGCAGGCCTTCCTCTGGGTCGGCATCGCGATCTTCTCCGAGAGCGCACTCAGCTTCCTCGGTCTCGGAATCCAGCCCCCCGAGGCGAGCCTGGGCAACCTGCTCTCGGACGCGACCAGCTCGCTGATGATCGGCGGCTGGTGGCTCTCGGTCGTACCGGGCCTGGCGATCCTGTTCGTCACGATCGGGATCAATCTGCTCGGTGACGAGGTCGAGCGGCTTCTCGGTGGCCGTCGATGA
- a CDS encoding Zn-ribbon domain-containing OB-fold protein — MTTPSSWVPDDVPPADEVTAAYWDATREHRLTVQRCGTCGHHQHPPRALCTGCGGTDALAQVDTSGAGSVDTFTVVHRAPRPDVPVPYVLARVRLAEGPLVLTRLDGHDDPESWALGDAVTVAWTDLPDGRALARFVTEGGAPTIPTEETR, encoded by the coding sequence ATGACCACGCCGAGCAGCTGGGTCCCCGATGACGTCCCGCCCGCGGACGAGGTCACCGCGGCCTACTGGGACGCCACGCGCGAGCACCGCCTCACCGTCCAGCGGTGCGGCACCTGCGGCCACCATCAGCACCCGCCGCGTGCGCTGTGCACCGGGTGCGGCGGCACCGACGCGCTCGCCCAGGTCGACACCTCAGGTGCCGGCAGCGTCGACACCTTCACCGTCGTCCACCGCGCCCCGCGCCCGGACGTCCCGGTGCCGTACGTGCTCGCGCGGGTGCGGCTGGCCGAGGGGCCACTCGTGCTCACGCGCCTCGACGGCCACGACGATCCCGAGTCGTGGGCCCTCGGGGACGCGGTCACCGTCGCCTGGACCGACCTTCCCGACGGCCGTGCCCTTGCCCGCTTCGTGACCGAGGGCGGCGCCCCCACCATCCCGACCGAGGAGACCCGATGA